AGGCCGCACATCCCAGAGACTGGAGGGGGCTGCCCAGGAAGGCGAGTTTGGCGAGGCGGCGGCTGCCAGTTCTGTTGGCGAAAGCCCCGCTCTGAACCGAGACCAGGGGGGCTCCCACGAAGAAGAGCTGGGTGGCGCTGGCGGGGAGCCCCTCGGGGATGTCCTCAAGACTTTCATCCGAGCAGAAGACGGTCAGGTTCCCAAAGCACTGGCACAGAGCTGGGCAGGGAACCGCAGGGCCACCGGGTTGTGCCAAGAGGCAAAGCAGCAGGAAATGCCCGACGGCCACCCATTTGCCCTGCGGGAGAGGAAGTCAAAGGAAGGCCAgtaagtgtgggaatgtttaggaaggCAGGAGAGGCTATATCGCTTGACAACTGAGCGCAGGAGAGCACTGAGGCCAGGCTGGCCcaggaggcaaaacagaaaatgctgcccactgtagaaggacgtgcggatccagaattggcccccacagtcacttacggactctctcttaaaaccatgttcatggaagaccatcttactcgggtacgagggatcgccaaagaaagaaatggcagcccctaccctctggaactccctgcctctggaTTCCACACAGGCACCTTCTCTGGTCTCTTCTTAACACCTTTCTAACTAAAAACATTATTGTCTAAAAACATTCTTCAAGCTTGTCCAGATGCTTGAAAAGCTGGTGTGAATTTAAAGCtctttcagtattttaactttttatatgttttaaaacTATTCTTGTGAACTTTTCTTGATCTtatagttttatctttttgtaaaccactttgagggtgtgggtggtttttttcccttttttacagTTTAGAAGTGTAGACATTTTATGAAATGATGATAATGAATAACTTGCCTTGACTGCTAATCCGTGTCACTGACTGGGGGCTtgccagggctcccccccccccgccgccgcccccgcccctggtCTAGAAAGCAGGGATCCAGACTGcactcctttcctttctttagcTCTGACTTTGAGTTCTATCACATATCCATATTCTCATCTAGGTGCCCCTTTTGTGCCCCCAGGAGGGGAACTTAGTTGCTGGGAAGAGGCTTGTGTCTTCCTACATATGTGAGAGACACTATGGGTGGTTTTTTGCTGTAAGGGGGAAATCCACATTTCATTtttaggaaagaagaagaagaagaagaagagtttggatttgatatcccgcttttcactacccgaaggtgtctcaaagcggctcacattctcctttcccttcctctcccacaacaaacactctgtggggctgagagacttcagagaagtgtgactagcccaaggtcacccagcagctgcatgtggaggagcggagacacgaacccggttaaccagattacgagtccaccgctcttaaccactacacctcactggctctCTGGAAAGGCTTCTGATGCCACCCAGAAAATGAGGAGAATGAGGAgagcatttcatttttttttaatgccagcaATGGACAATGGCACCAGGTCCCCCCTGCCTTTCCTGTAAGCCAGTGGCTGGGGGGCTTCCctcagcccaccccccaccccccgccataACAAATCGGGGCACACGATGTCGGACCATCCTTGTGCAATGGCTGTGGGGCCCAAGCCTCTGCCTTACCTTTAAAGCATGTTCAAAGTGCATTCCCCCCCAAagcactcactcacacacacacccacacacacacctatgggaacagtagtttagccctcgcagagctacaatccccagcacccttcgcaaactaccgttcccaggatcCTCTGACATGCTTCCCATATCTGGTGCATGAATGGTGTTAGCCCGGATTCTCACTCCCTGCTGGCAGGGCTCAAATCTGAGCAGTCGCTCCcaagtcacagaattgtagagtgggaagtgACCCCAGTTGCCCTGCCATGGAGGAATTAGAGCTTCAGAATCCCCAACAGGTGGCCACCCTAatcaggggcgtcttgcccatagaggcaagtggtgcaGGGCgcgagggcgccagggaagaggcggaggccgGATACAGCACCTCCTGGCATCAGATCGCTGCCCTCGCCCGCCTTGCTGAAGCAACACTGTGCccggagcctctgcctcttccccgccggaggagccgtcctccagccactgcccaccTCTTCCAGCCCTGCATACCTGCCGGCAGCACCATAAGAAggttggcaactctgggaaacgggggggggggagacgccggagggatctttgcaccacggtgccggatATACTTGGACCCtaattctgcttaaaaacctccaccacCAGGGCGACCTTTGAGGAGAACAATTGCTCTCCCCATGCCCAACAATGAGGGAACCCACTCAACTGAGAGGCCAGACcctctttccctgcccaccccatcCTAAAAGGGGGGCTTGGTTTGCTCctgtccattggggggggggctgggcacTTACCCTTGGTGGGTCCAGGCCCTCAGGCAGAGCCATGGTGCTgtcctctctcctctgcctgccaGAAAAGCCTCTCGCTCTGCGGTGTTTGCCAGCCAAGATGGGAAGTCACTGACCCGCCAAGTGGGACGGACCTGGCGGTCTGCGCAGATTCCGGGCAATGGTCAGGGGGCCTCAGAGGGAGGCGGGGAGGGCACTGGCCTCTGGGCAAAcaagcagcaggaaggagggcCTGGAGGTAGCAGAGGCACCGAGGGGAGCCACGCCCTGACTCTGCCCTTGCCAAGAGTGGGCCCCTGCCCCCCAGGGCTTGGCAAGCTGCCTCTCTCAAAAAGATATCTCTAAAAGTATCTGGGCTCTCGGTGGCTCCCAGttgccaggatggctctgctctgccttcgcagatagaggcagcaatgcttctgaatcccagtggctggaatccacaggaggggagagtgttgctcttgtgttcgaatcctgctggGGAATCTGGTCGGCTGCTGTGAGAaccaagcggggggggggggagggagtgctgGAGGTGTAAAAAATGAGACTGTTTTGCTGAATTAATTACGCTGAATAGTTTTCATTGGATTTTGAATATATGTGCAATTAATTATCATGGCTTTGCATTTTATCATGCGATTGTCTTCTGCTTCTGAGCAGGAAAGTTCATAGTGGTTTTGCCTTCCTCTAAAGAGCAGCCCCTACAAAGGGCCTCTCTTGCCTTATCTGGTGCAGAAAATAAAAGGGAGAAGAGAGTCCCCACCCCGGGCttaatcagtatgtttttctctttttgaagAACAGCAAATAACTGAGGAAGGTTTGATTTTGCAATATGTGGAGGCCGGCCTGGCACGGGGCAGAAACCGCCAGAGTCAGTCCTTAATTCCTTCCCTCCAAACACTTCTGGGCTGCTCTTCAATTAAAACTACCCAGGGGTGTTTTGCCTTCAAAGGACCAGATGTGGGATGAAGGGAACCACCCGGCAATACCTGGTATCTCGGGGAGCCAGAGTTGCCATGCCCGCCTGGGCACCGAGGGTAGTCACTCATtcactcaccccaccccacccaccccacaacacTCCTGCTGCCACGTCTGGAGGACTCTCGGCTGGGCCCTCGACTTAGACCCCTGAGGGCAGAAGGGATTGGCGCATTGGTGGCTTGGGAGATTCTCCACTGTTTGGCTCCAGAGAGTTCACAGCAGCCAGAGGTCTGGAAGTCAAACCAGATGAGGAAGAGTTTAATCTGGAGAAGCAGGTGACTTAGAGGCACCACGAGAgtcatcttccaatatctcaagggctgtccatGTAAGGTGGAGCAAgtttgttctctcctgctccggaggggaggACCCAGACCAACAGATTCAAGTGACTAGAAAGGAGActcaacattgggaagaactCGGGAGGTGGGGattctccctccttggaggttttcaagcagaggtttgGTGCTggcatggatgcttcagctgagtttcctgcaaTGTTGGGGGTTGGGCTGTATgccctttgggggtcccttccaactctacaattctattactcAATTCCATGTGTGCTGggtgtggtttaaatgtatggggcAAATCCACTCTGAGATTTGGGTCGGGAGGGGGCAATTTAAGGACCCCAGACTTCACTGCTACCTGAGGAGCATTTTATATATCATGAGTTTCAGCCTGGAAATGCACACCAGCCTCAGCCCTGCCTCCAACCTGCAAAATTAACAGTGGCCtacattgcagggctgttgtaccCAATTCACCACCATATGTACACCGATGTCATGAAGCAGACCTAAAAATATCCTCCTAACCTGAGAGTCACTGGgtgcaacactcccccccccattgcccacACCAATCAGGGTGTTTGATGTCAGGGAAAGAGAAGTGCAGGGATCCCTCATCTTCACCCAAAAGTTCACAAAATGTAGCCGGAGCTAAAACCGTAaccaaatatgtattttattgagcattccacaaacagagtGGCTTCGAAAGAGAGTTCTGTTTCCAAGGAATTTGACACCCCCAAAGTGAATCCGTCCGGAGTGTTTTGTCTACAGAGAAAGGAGTGGTGGTCGTCTTCACAGTGGCTGAATGTCCCAAAGAACCTGGGAAgcgagatagactgcctctggactgggaggttccataagaacatcagaagagccggTCAGAGCAGGCCAAAgcaggtccagcatcctgccttcacagtggccaaccggatgtcccatgggaaacccacaggcAAGATTCGAACTCGAGCCTTGGGAGATGCTGCGGGCCAGTGTTGCcagcattgagctagatggagagTAGCGGCCTGGCTTCTTTTGCCTCCTGACTCTGCAGGGATCTCAGTCTGACTTCCCAGCAGgggcctcccctcctcctgctgcaaccccCCACAAACCCCTGGGCTTCCCCTGCCCCTGTCTCCCTCGGCCCGACAAGGGGCTGAGGACCCTCCTTCAGCAGAAGCAGCAtgcagctcagcccagccccagGCTACTGACCCATGAAAGGCCGGCCCAGgatgtctcctctcctctcccaggagTCTCCTCTCCTCTGGCAGGACTGAATCCTGAGTGGGTGTCACACATTACATTTCATATATTTCATTGCATGTATATAGCACCTTTCCCTTCAAAGAGCTCTAGTGAGTGAGTGTGGttctcctcacaacagccctgcaaggcagtctaggctgagaggcagagactggtcCCCAGGGTGAGCATCACATGGCCAagaggggattcaaaccctggcctCTTCCAGGTTCCTAgtccagcgctctaaccactgcaccaccgcTGCCTCTCCCGAAGGGCAGGAGCAGCAAAGCTGAccacatccccaccaccacccaaagagCAGGCCCACTCTCCAGCCACAGAGGGTTGCCCGCGTGGCTGAATGTCCACGGGATGCAGAGCACTGGCGGAGCAGGACAGACAAGGGCCTCATCCTGCCCAGCTAGCCTGGGCTGCAAAGGCCACAGGGGGATGCACATGAGTGGATCTGTGGAAGAgcttccttcattgcagggggttgggctagatgacccttgggggacccCTTCCAATTCTCTGACTCATCCACAGGCCCCTTGCTCCAGGAGGGCGTTTGTGTGAGCAGCTGGGTGGGTGCCTGTTGAGCCCGAGGGAGGGTGGCATGTCTGGGGAAAGGGATACAGAGCCcggcatctccccctcccccctgacCCCTGACCCCATCCATCAGTCTGGTTGGCCAGCTCTCCCGAGTGCCCTTCTATGCCTTGGCGAGGTCCTGGCGGGCCTTCCTCCTGTACCCGTAGACGGCCCCCGCCAGCAGCGCCCCAAGGAGCACGGCAGAGCCCACCACCAGGCAGGTGACCACCACCCCCGTCTGGGTGCGCGTCAAGCCCCAGATGCCCCCCTCGGCTGGCGCAACGCCTGGGGTGAGCACCCTGGTGGCTGCCGTGGAAAACTCTTGCtctgcctctgcgctgccgccttCGTGGTCCAGGGGTGGCTGGGCATGCgtgggcatcactgcctctgggCTTGTGTCCTGGTCAGGGACCTCCGCCTGGCTGGAGGTGGCCATGGTCGGCCCCTCGGTGGCCTCTGGGCTCCGTGCCGGATCAAGGTGCTCCTCCTCCAGCTCGGCGATGGGCTGCCCCTGCAAGTGGGTAGGCCAGGCGCAGACAGGGCGGCTGCCCCCGAGGCGGGCACCGTTCTCCCTCAGCCAGCGCCCGAGGGCCAGCAGGGCATCGTCACAGCGCCAGGGGTTATCGTGCATCTTGACCTCCCTCAGGCGGGGCAGCTGCTCAAAGATGCCTGCTGGGAGGCTCTCCAGGGAGTTGTTCTGCAGCTGGAGGTTCACCAGGTGCGGCGTGGTGCGGAAGAGGTACTCGGGCAGGGAGACGAGCCGGTTGTTCTGCAGGGAGATGTTCTGCAGCTTGCCCAGGCCCCGGAAGGTCTCCCCGTCGAGGGTGCGGAGCCGGTTAGTGTGCAGCGAGATTTCCAGAAGCTCCCCCAGCCCCTCAAAGGCCAGCGGGGAGACTGAGCGCAGCCGGTTCCTGCTCAGCACCAGCAGCTGCAGCTCTGTCAGGTTGGCGAAGACCCCGGCAGGCATCTCGGCCAGCTGGTTGTCGTAGAGCCACAGCTCCTTCAGCCGCGGCATGGGGCCAAAAGTGGCCGGCAGGAGCTCCCGGAGCGCGTTGCCGAACAGCGAGAGGCGGGAGAGCTCGGGAAGCTCCAGGAGCAGCCCCTGCGGGAGGGTCTCCAGGCGGTTGTTGGACAGGTGGAGCTTCTGCAGTTGGCGGTTGGCCGAGAGGAGCCCGTCGGGCAGGTGCCGGATCCGGTTCTGGTGCAAGCCCAGCTCCTGCAGATCCGGGAGGGCGGTGAAGGCATGAGGGGCCACCTCGGCCAGCTGGTTCTCGTAGAGCCGCAGCACCTGCAGGCGGCCCAGGTGGGAGAAGAGGCCGGGTGGGAGGCGGGAGAGCCGGTTCTTGGCCAGGTTGAGCTTGAGGAGGGAGGGCAAGTGGTCGAAGGCCCCCGGAGGGACGGATGCCAGGCCGTTGCCGTGCAGCTGAAGTTCCTTGAGGGCGCCCAGGCGGCTGAAGTGGGCCGGGTGCAGGCGCAGGAGCTGGTTCCCCGAGAGCAGGAGTGACTCCAGTTTGTCGAGGCTGCGGAAGACACCCGCGGGCAGCTCCTGGAGGCGGTTGCTGGAGAGGCTCAGGTAGCGGAGGGAGACCAGGCCCCGGAAGGTATCAGGGTTCAGGCGTGCCAGGCTGTTCTTCTCCATCCGCAGGGCAATGAGCAGAGAGGCGTTGCCGAATGCTGCCGCCCCCAGTTCCGTCAGCTGGGTGCCGATCACCTGCAGGCTCATGGCATTGGCGGGCAGCGGGCCGGGCATGGCCGAGATGTGGGGTCCGGAGCACTCCACCTGCGCCGAGCGGGAGCAGGCACACTCCTCAGGGCACTGAGCCCACGCCAGGGCAAGCGCCAGGCAGCCCGCCAGCAGCAGAAGAGGGGCATGGCCTCTCAGATCCATGGGGCCTGCGGGCGAAAGACAGATCAGGCATTAAGAGCAGGAGGACGTAAGGCAGGgctgcccaaacttttttcaaagagggccagatttgacgaagtgaacatgtgtgagggctgaCCTTTTTTTGAtattaccccaaagttgttgagttttccccctggttttcccccaaagtttttgagctttttaaaggcttgaagttgttgaacttttgggGGGATTTTCCTGCAacattgttgaggttttttttagcagtGACCTTTTTTTACGATTTGACACCTATTCATAagctgccacaggggccggataaaACCCAAAacggcccccaaaatggactttggacatgcctgacaaGGCCAATGCAGGTCtgtctaggacaggggtccccaaactaaggcccgggggccggatgcggcccaattgccttctaaatgcagcctgtggacggtctagtattcagcatgtttttacatgagtagaatgtgtccttttatttaaaatgcatctctgggttatttgtggggcataggaattcgttcacatttttttttccaaaatattgtctggccccccacaaggtctgagggacagtggaccggccccctgctgaaaaggtttgctgacccctggtctaggacgGCTCAGAGGACCCAACTGGATTCAGATGAGAGATATGGGCCTCAAGGTCAACAGGACTGCACCATCACTTGCAAACCCTCTAGCCCAGCAGCcctcaccacatcttgtggcaggtAGTTCCCCAGGATAAGCAGTGCCTTTTCTCCCCATAACGTCCCGAGCAAGTCTTGGCGTGGCATTGTAAGCCCACAAATGATCCACCGGGAAGTCCGGCAGAGCTCAGCGCTTCCAAGATGAGAAAGTTACGAGGCTGCCTCCCTTGGTGGGGCCCAAATGTGCTCCTCATTAGTGCCTGAGTGGAATAATATTTGCTGGTGAGGCTCCTGGCTGGAAACTCTGAGCGAGGCTGGTGGTCAGAGAAGGCTTTGCGGCTGCAGTAATTGCACACAGCCAAGGCATGCTCTTGAGGCGCTGAGTCTTGGCAAACATGAGGGCTGCTGCTCTGCATTCAGGGCCCAGGAGCTCATCTTCGCTGGCCAGGACCAGCGCATGATGCGGCCAGGGAGACCCCATCACAGAAGCACCAGCAGTAGCCAGCCAGCCCCAGGCCTGCAGGAGAGAGCTGGGAAGGGGGGTGGTAAATATGGTGTAaggttctggttgcctcacctcaaaaaggatatcgcAGACACAGGGggaggttcagaaaagagcagccaaaatgaagagttccaggatttaaaacttcaaagccaaactgagagtatctgggtcaaaattaagggagagaaaaataacagtgatctcattgtgggagtttactacagatccccaagccaaactgaggacacagatgatgccttcctggaactgatgaccaagcattcaaaaggaagtgagatagtagtaatgggggatttcaactatcctgatatttgttggatgtcaaactcagccaagagcataaggtcaaacagattcctcactggccttgcagacaatttcattgtccagaaagtgggagaagcaacaagaggatcagccattttagatctggtcctaaccaatagtgacgACCTGGTTAGTGgagtagaagtggcaggatcattaggtgggagtgaccatgctctactggagtttattatacagcagaaaggagcaaccaagcatactaagactcaaattctagactttaagaaagccgatttCATAAAACATAGGGAAacactgggtgtgatcccatggtcagtaatactaaaagggaagggagttcatgatgggtgggagcttgttaaaagggagatattaaaagcacaacttcaagcagtaccaatgagacgaaaacatggaaggtgcctaaagaagccagggtggctatctaaagaacttttaactgagttaagatttaaaagagaagagaaggttaaggggtgatatgatagccatgttcaaatatatcaaaggatgtcatatagaggagggagaaaggttgttttctgctgctccagagaagcggacacggggcaatggattcaaagtacaagaaagaagattccacctaaacattaggaagaacttcctgacagtaagagctgtccgacagtggaatttgctgccaaggagtgtggtggagtctccttctttggaggtctcaAAGCGGAGGctagacagccatctgtcaggaatgctttgatggtgtttcctgcttggcagggggttggactgggtggcccttggggtctcttccaactctatgattctatgatcaaggGGATGAAGCCCCTGTGAAAAAAGCTTGCAGGACctggggcttttaaaaaagaaaaggcggAAAGAAGAGTTTTTCTCTATGCTAGAATTCATGGGCAGCCAAGgaagttgaaagattcaggacaggtaaaaggaagggctagatggatttaaaagaggattagagaaattcatggaggaggaggaggaggaggaggctgcccaGGGCTCCCAGCCAGGCTGGCTCTGCTctccctccacagtcagaggcagcgatgcttctcaAGGGAGAGTTGCCCTTGTGCTCAAATCCCACTTGCAGGCTTTCCATTGAGGCACCCGATGCCACAATTCTGCGAAGGGCTCTCTGTGGGGGCGGCGGCAGCCCTTTTCTCCTTGCAACAGACCATTTCAAGGCAGCCGCTCACTCGCTCATCAGAAGGAGGGGCTGCAAATTCAGCCAGGCCAGAGCCAGTTTTATATGGCCACCTGCCAGCTTGGAAGGAGAAACGTGCAGGATCCATCCTCTTGGGCTCGCAGACACCCTGGTGGGTGCAGCTGGTGCCACGGGATGCATTGCAGTGGCCTGGGTGGGGCTGCTGCCGGTTGGTGTGGCCCCCACCCCACTTGCAGGAGTCTGTGGCCCCAGCCCTTTCTCTCTTCCATGGGGCAGCTCAGCTTACCAGGCAGGAcagctgcagtttccccaaagGGGCTGGAGCACCAGGgactcccctcccttcctcttctggACCTACGGGGtatagcagtgtttctcaaacttgggtccccagctgttgttggactacaacccccatcattcctgaccactagctagggatgatgggagttgtagtccaacatttggagACCCAATTTGGACAGAGAATGGCGGGGCGTCTTGACCTGGATGTGCCTTTTCTGGgctgttgtgtcccccccccccgcaccttgaAGTGCTTTCCAAGTGGTTAGAGAGGCATATGAATGGGAGAACCATTAAGACAGTGGTCCATCCTGTTTCCCCAATGGTCACCCATTCCTGCATGTCAAGGGGTTGAACCAGAtagcccttgggggtccctttgaactctcccattctaggattctatgcccCAGagtggagcccacaagcaggatccgagcccaagagcttccagcagctgctattcagaagcaggaGCCTGGCCCTTGTGgctagccttctcctcctccaagaatcacagaatggtggagttggaagggccctccagggtcatctagtccagtgtttttcaacctttttggggcaaaggcacacttgtttcatgaaaaaaatcatgaggcacaccaccattagaaaatgttaaaaaaattagctctgtgcctatattgactatatataaagtaattttcccacggcacaccaggcaacatctcgcggcacactagtgtgccgcggaacagtggttgaaaaacactgatctagtccaaccccctgcaatgcaacccCTGGAACTTGCCTCATCCTCTTTTAGGTTGGTGgctatccctgcctcctgtgggagggagttccacggtttaactctGTGCTTCCTTCTATCTATCCTGGATCTTCCAGGGATGCCCAGGAGTTTCTCGTGTTATGAGGGacggagaaaaacttctctctctctctgctccctccTTGCCAGGCAACGTTTTACAAACTTCCATGGTGATAGCTCAGTTTGTAGAGCTtggggctcttaatctcagggtcgtgggttcgagattcctgcttcgcagggggttggactagatgaccctggtggtcccttcgagctctacaattccatgattctgctaCCTTCTCTTTCGCTCACCTTTCCTGCAAACTAAACACCTGCAACCactgccccctttcttcctcggggagttgctccatccccatTGCCCTCGTTTCTGAACCTTCTCCAACTGCACGGCATCCTGCCCGGGTGGGATCCTGCACGTCGCCCCGCCGGCCGCTGGCCATGGAGTGGGTGAGCTCCCCAGAGCGAGAAGAAGGGGGCGGAAATGGGGGCGCTTGCTGCCGATTTCTCCTCCgctgctcctcctctgccagaGCAAACAGTGGCTTCAGGAGGAAGGAATCTCTGCTCTGCagagtcagcccccccccccccgcaacaggCTCCCTTTCCCTGGGACATCTGGAAACGGTTTTCCCTGCAGAACAGCCTTGTTTACAGAGAAAGGGCTTGCAAAGTGAGCCGAGCCCTCCCCGGGGAGGAAAACTTCAAAAGGCCGCAGTTCCCCCTTGGGAAGGGGAGCATCCCAGACATGGGGAAAGCAGCGCTTCAGACAGGAATTTCGCAGCTTGTAGAGCCCGAGGGCGCCTCCGAGTATTCAAACACGCGGCTGCGCCCGCCTAGAGCTCCGCTCTCTTCCACAGGGGCGGATATTCCCGGTCCTCTCGCTTCTCTTTGCaccccttccatttgccaggcGCAGAGTGGATTcgcagagagtggggagggggccccaggggtcatccagtccaaccccctgcgatgcaggagtCGCAGCTAAATCCAAGGCGTTCCATCTGGGGACAGTCCCCTTCCCCGCGTCCTCCTCCCCCGGTGGCTGAGGAGGCAGCCGCTCCTCCGACCTTGTGAGGGGGGGGCGACACTTACCTGCTGAacgagggaaggaggagggaggagtcCGGCGGTGGTTCCTCAGGCGGCAGAGGCTGAGCAGGATGCGCTCCCCGTCCCGGTCTGGGGCTGCTTCTCTGGCTCTCTGGCTCTCTCCTCCCTCTATTTAAACTCCCCAAACCAATGAAtcagcaaagtggggggggggggagcgtcacCGGTTCCTGAATTCGCCTTTCTGGAACAGAACGGGAAGGACGGAGGGAAGGAGGATAGTGGgcgtttgggggcaggggggagggatTGAGGAGGGGGCTGCCGCCTCCCTgagtcccaccccccccccgcttgctggGCTCTGGGACGCCGTCCTTGATCTTCTCCTCCCCGAGGGCTGCCTGCGCTCAAGAGCCAAGAGGGATGAAGTCGAGGGGAGCGACTCGAACCCAGCTctgtgggagagaaagaggcgGCAGCGAggggccaccggcctgatccgGCAGACTTTCCCCACCCAACTGAAATGGGCAGCATCTGTGAACACATGCCACCCTCAAAGACATAAGGGCAGacgaagaggctgctggatcaggccaaccccgcccccgccccagtccagcaccctgttctcacaggggccaaccggaggcctcaatgggaaacctgcaagcaggattcaggcaaaagagcagccctcctctcctgtggtctccagcaactggggttCAGAAGCATCTGCTGCCTCCAGCTTTGGAGACAAGCACAGCCATTGTGACTGGTGGCCATTGATGGCCTCtaaccttccatgaatttgccagtcctcttttaaagccaccacagcctctggtgggagggagttccataggttaactaagTGCTGCATGGAAaaatcctttctcctcctcctcctcctttattgaatttatatactgctctgtacctgcaggtctcagaataaaatcagaatgtaaaaccacaaaatgcggggaattctgggcatgtgcagtgcatccgagtcggcgtCGCAGCTCCTGTGGCGACCGGGTGGTCCGCCGGGCGAatggtggcttgtg
The sequence above is drawn from the Lacerta agilis isolate rLacAgi1 chromosome 5, rLacAgi1.pri, whole genome shotgun sequence genome and encodes:
- the LRRC15 gene encoding leucine-rich repeat-containing protein 15: MDLRGHAPLLLLAGCLALALAWAQCPEECACSRSAQVECSGPHISAMPGPLPANAMSLQVIGTQLTELGAAAFGNASLLIALRMEKNSLARLNPDTFRGLVSLRYLSLSSNRLQELPAGVFRSLDKLESLLLSGNQLLRLHPAHFSRLGALKELQLHGNGLASVPPGAFDHLPSLLKLNLAKNRLSRLPPGLFSHLGRLQVLRLYENQLAEVAPHAFTALPDLQELGLHQNRIRHLPDGLLSANRQLQKLHLSNNRLETLPQGLLLELPELSRLSLFGNALRELLPATFGPMPRLKELWLYDNQLAEMPAGVFANLTELQLLVLSRNRLRSVSPLAFEGLGELLEISLHTNRLRTLDGETFRGLGKLQNISLQNNRLVSLPEYLFRTTPHLVNLQLQNNSLESLPAGIFEQLPRLREVKMHDNPWRCDDALLALGRWLRENGARLGGSRPVCAWPTHLQGQPIAELEEEHLDPARSPEATEGPTMATSSQAEVPDQDTSPEAVMPTHAQPPLDHEGGSAEAEQEFSTAATRVLTPGVAPAEGGIWGLTRTQTGVVVTCLVVGSAVLLGALLAGAVYGYRRKARQDLAKA